Genomic DNA from Pseudodesulfovibrio senegalensis:
TCTGCGCACGTTCTGGCTGGGCATGTCCTGCGGGCGGCGCGAATTCGGCGTGCTGGGGCGGGCCGTGAGCACTGCGTTGGAACCGCTGGGGTTTGCCCTGCCCGGCGGCAGGCTGACCCCGCACGTGACCGTGGGCCGCGTGCGCCGCGACGAGGGCGACGACTGGGAGGCCTTGCGGGCCATGGTGCACACGGACGATTGGGAGCCGTTCACCGTGGACGGTTTCGTGCTCTGGCAGAGCGATCTGGGGCAGGACGGGCCAACGTACACGCCGTTGGTGAACGTAGAGGCAGGAAAGGGCGGACAGGCGCATGGAAGACTTTGAACGCGCCGCCCTGCTGGAGGCCGTGCACCAGTGGTACGCGGAGCGCTTCGGCATCGCGCGATTTTCTTTTGGCCCGTCCCGGGTGCTTTTTTACGACAGGATTTTGCAGGACGAACTGGAAGGGGACGACCCGCTTTATGAGCTGGACCCGGCCCTGTGGACCGAGCCGAACCTGTGGCTGAATTTGTTCTGGAGTCTTGTGTGGGGCGCGGGGCTGACTGCCCTGACCATGGTTCTGCTCGGTTTCTGGAGCTGGTCCGTGCTGCTGTGGCTGGGCGCGAGCATTGGACTGCTGGCCGTGTTCCCCTGTGTGATGATGCAGGCCACGCGCACGGCCGTGGTCATTGAAGGAGATCAGCAGGGCAGCGGGCAGGACGATGTGAGCGTAACTGCGGAAACCGTGCGGCAGGTGGCGCTGGCGCATATGGGACGCGGATTCGGCCGCTGGCTCGTGCATTGCCTTGTGGACGCGGCCCTTGTGGTGCAGTGGGCCTCGTTTACTCGCGGCGTGGCCCGGCTGGTGGCCGAGGAATACGCTTCGGGCAAGGGGGGCGCGGTTTCGCGCGAGCATCTGCCCCTGCGGGAAAAGCGTGGCGCGGCTTTGGCGGAAAAGATCGTGGCCGCCATGGATGGCGACGGATTGAAA
This window encodes:
- the thpR gene encoding RNA 2',3'-cyclic phosphodiesterase, with protein sequence MGDESVRLFVGVPVPETWQGRMARLQERLRPNLRSRVTWVRPEIAHLTVRFLGNVESAHVDAVRAALESVAFEPFTLCAGDPGFFVSRRNLRTFWLGMSCGRREFGVLGRAVSTALEPLGFALPGGRLTPHVTVGRVRRDEGDDWEALRAMVHTDDWEPFTVDGFVLWQSDLGQDGPTYTPLVNVEAGKGGQAHGRL